In Myxococcales bacterium, a single genomic region encodes these proteins:
- a CDS encoding NADH-quinone oxidoreductase subunit C, whose amino-acid sequence MSKVALDKLKARFGAAILETHDNLGDDTAIVESGVWRAVAAFLREDAALDFDMFIDLCGVDFPKRTPRMEVVMHLYSTTKRHRIRVKTRVGDEEMEGAELDSVTAIWAGANWFEREVYDMSGVTFRGHPDLRRILMYPEFTGHPLLKDYPAQKTQPLVAYRTEEEAGLPLEKLAPFREDEGMSFGRQNWLPATKDENGAS is encoded by the coding sequence GTGAGCAAGGTTGCCCTCGACAAGCTGAAGGCGCGCTTCGGCGCGGCGATCCTCGAGACGCACGACAACCTCGGCGACGACACGGCCATCGTGGAATCGGGCGTATGGCGCGCCGTCGCGGCCTTCCTCCGGGAAGACGCAGCCCTCGACTTCGACATGTTCATCGATCTGTGCGGCGTCGACTTTCCCAAGCGCACGCCGCGCATGGAGGTCGTCATGCACCTCTACTCGACGACGAAGCGCCACCGCATCCGCGTCAAGACGCGCGTCGGCGACGAAGAGATGGAAGGCGCGGAGCTCGACAGCGTCACGGCCATCTGGGCCGGCGCCAACTGGTTCGAGCGTGAGGTCTACGACATGAGCGGCGTGACCTTCCGCGGCCACCCCGACCTGCGCCGCATCCTCATGTACCCCGAGTTCACGGGGCACCCGCTCCTCAAGGACTATCCGGCGCAGAAGACTCAGCCGCTCGTGGCCTACCGCACGGAAGAGGAGGCGGGTTTGCCCCTCGAGAAGCTCGCGCCGTTCCGCGAAGACGAAGGCATGAGCTTCGGCCGACAGAACTGGCTTCCCGCCACCAAAGACGAAAACGGAGCGAGCTGA
- a CDS encoding (2Fe-2S)-binding protein, with product MPTFKYDGREIPFEPGESIIKAAARQGIEIPHYCWHPGLSAPANCRMCLVEIAPPAGQRPMLLDILEWDASVGDYRPTKKPKLQPACQMAAQDGMDVRGETSEEVKKARGAVQEFLLLNHPVDCPICDQSGECKLQDYWLEHGRFQKRMRDEPVHKPKAVEFGSTIVYDAERCVMCTRCIRFMEEVAKDPVLEMRERGNLNEIMVAPGRQLEGKYTFMTEHVCPVGALTTKDFRFKARVWFLRTASSVCQGCATGCNTHLDFDPRYNKAHRYRPRDNEAVNKYWMCDDGMVTYKEAHEHRVTEPRVGGNVVTEAQAHEELRRRFQGVPHSSIAVILSAQHSLEDNWAMVELGATLFGSKALYWSGRGAGYADDILIAADKNSNTLGVAQLAPTAKPFATFMDDVKAGRVTHVVALGGSTPGRLDDDGANLADATTLVTIAAHEGALTKAADIVLPACSWAEASGTFVNAKGLRQVADKALEPMGASRPAWEHAAKVGQSIGVEASWSKLKEVRAAVKALLAPSSSSVHAAPPTASA from the coding sequence ATGCCGACCTTCAAGTACGACGGACGCGAGATCCCCTTCGAGCCCGGTGAGAGCATCATCAAGGCCGCGGCTCGGCAGGGCATCGAGATCCCCCACTATTGCTGGCACCCGGGCCTTTCGGCGCCGGCCAACTGCCGCATGTGCCTCGTCGAGATCGCGCCGCCGGCGGGCCAGCGTCCGATGCTCCTCGACATCCTCGAGTGGGACGCCTCCGTGGGCGACTACCGGCCGACGAAGAAGCCGAAGCTCCAGCCGGCGTGCCAGATGGCGGCGCAAGACGGCATGGACGTGAGGGGCGAGACGAGCGAAGAGGTCAAGAAGGCCCGCGGCGCCGTCCAGGAATTTTTGCTGCTCAACCACCCCGTCGACTGCCCCATCTGCGACCAGTCGGGTGAGTGTAAACTGCAAGATTATTGGCTCGAGCACGGCCGCTTCCAGAAGCGCATGCGGGACGAGCCGGTGCACAAGCCGAAGGCCGTCGAGTTCGGGTCGACCATCGTCTACGACGCCGAGCGCTGCGTCATGTGCACGCGCTGCATCCGCTTCATGGAGGAGGTCGCCAAGGACCCGGTCCTCGAGATGCGCGAGCGCGGCAACCTGAACGAGATCATGGTGGCGCCCGGCCGCCAGCTCGAAGGCAAATACACGTTCATGACCGAGCACGTCTGCCCCGTCGGCGCGCTCACCACCAAGGACTTCCGCTTCAAGGCGCGCGTCTGGTTCTTGCGCACGGCGTCGTCGGTTTGCCAGGGCTGCGCCACCGGCTGCAACACGCACCTCGACTTCGACCCGCGTTACAACAAGGCGCACCGGTATAGGCCGCGCGATAACGAGGCCGTCAACAAGTACTGGATGTGCGACGACGGCATGGTGACCTACAAAGAGGCGCACGAGCACCGCGTGACGGAGCCTCGCGTGGGCGGCAACGTCGTCACGGAGGCGCAAGCTCACGAGGAATTGCGGCGCCGCTTCCAGGGCGTTCCGCACTCGAGCATTGCGGTCATCTTGTCGGCGCAGCACTCGCTTGAGGACAACTGGGCGATGGTCGAGCTTGGCGCGACCCTCTTCGGGTCCAAGGCCCTCTACTGGTCCGGGCGCGGCGCCGGCTACGCCGACGACATCCTCATCGCCGCCGACAAGAACTCGAACACGCTCGGCGTGGCCCAACTGGCGCCGACGGCGAAGCCGTTTGCGACGTTCATGGATGACGTGAAGGCCGGTCGCGTGACCCACGTGGTGGCGCTCGGCGGTTCGACGCCAGGCCGCCTCGACGACGACGGCGCCAACCTCGCGGACGCGACGACGCTCGTCACCATCGCAGCGCACGAAGGCGCGTTGACGAAGGCGGCGGACATCGTCCTGCCGGCCTGCTCCTGGGCGGAAGCCTCGGGCACGTTCGTGAACGCGAAGGGCCTGCGCCAGGTGGCCGACAAGGCCCTCGAGCCGATGGGCGCGAGTCGGCCGGCGTGGGAGCACGCCGCGAAGGTTGGCCAGAGCATCGGCGTCGAGGCCTCCTGGTCAAAACTCAAGGAGGTGCGCGCCGCCGTGAAGGCGTTGCTCGCGCCCTCGTCCAGCTCCGTCCACGCGGCGCCCCCAACGGCAAGCGCATGA
- the nuoB gene encoding NADH-quinone oxidoreductase subunit NuoB, with translation MNRTVTLSGSESGFATTKLDALLNWARKYSLFQYPFVTACCGMEFMSVAGPRFDVARFGAEAPRFSPRQSDLLWVVGTISQRQAPVLRRIYEQMMDPKYVLAFGTCASCGGFYDNYTTVPGIDKIIRCDIYVPGCPPRPEAVLDGLMLLQDKIAHGDRTPGIVKPRQDPALVQLRSGRDLAHDDREGASK, from the coding sequence ATGAACCGCACCGTCACCCTATCCGGCTCCGAGAGCGGCTTCGCGACCACGAAGCTTGACGCCCTGCTCAACTGGGCGCGCAAGTACTCGCTCTTTCAATACCCGTTCGTCACGGCCTGTTGCGGCATGGAGTTCATGAGCGTCGCCGGGCCTCGCTTCGACGTGGCGCGCTTCGGCGCCGAGGCTCCGCGCTTCTCGCCGCGCCAGTCGGACCTCCTGTGGGTCGTCGGCACCATCAGCCAGCGGCAAGCGCCGGTGCTCCGTCGCATCTACGAGCAGATGATGGATCCGAAGTACGTGCTCGCCTTCGGTACGTGCGCCAGCTGCGGCGGCTTCTACGACAACTACACGACGGTGCCGGGCATCGACAAAATCATCCGCTGCGACATTTACGTGCCTGGTTGTCCGCCACGGCCGGAAGCGGTCCTCGACGGCCTGATGTTGCTGCAAGACAAGATCGCCCACGGCGATCGCACGCCGGGCATCGTGAAGCCTCGCCAAGATCCGGCGCTCGTGCAGCTCCGCAGCGGGCGCGATCTCGCCCACGACGACCGCGAAGGAGCGAGCAAGTGA
- a CDS encoding NADH-quinone oxidoreductase subunit D — protein MEPIDIELEDGELELPAEPMHLNMGPSHPAMHGTVRIVLELSGETITKADVQIGYLHRGFEKMCERGTWAQVFPYTDRLNYVSPMLNNVGYALAVEKLCGLVVPERSQWYRMALGELARMSDHITSTGAMAMELGAFTPFLWFVKARDMIWDILEEETGARLTHSFGRIGGMAAPPTPSFKEACRAAMPRVIGLIEEGEKLLLKNRIFLDRLEGVGKISQADAIALSWTGPCLRATGVDYDVRKAHPYLKYDEVEFDVPVGKNGDTLDRFLVRLAELRQSRRILEQVLERMPDDGPMNCDDPRFVLPPKKDVYTTIEATIQHFKLIMEGAKIPAGEVYSYTEGGNGELGFYLVSDGSGTPYRVRIRPPCFAITSGLEQLITGTMLSDIVPTFGSLNMIGGECDH, from the coding sequence ATGGAGCCTATCGACATCGAGCTCGAAGACGGAGAGCTCGAGCTTCCCGCCGAGCCCATGCACCTCAACATGGGGCCCTCGCACCCGGCGATGCACGGCACCGTCCGCATTGTCTTGGAGCTCTCCGGCGAGACCATCACCAAAGCCGACGTGCAAATCGGCTACCTGCACCGCGGCTTCGAGAAGATGTGCGAACGCGGCACCTGGGCGCAGGTCTTCCCGTACACCGATCGCCTCAACTACGTGTCGCCGATGCTCAACAACGTCGGCTACGCGCTGGCCGTCGAGAAGCTCTGTGGCCTCGTCGTCCCGGAGCGGAGCCAGTGGTACCGCATGGCGCTCGGGGAGCTCGCTCGCATGAGCGATCACATAACCTCCACCGGCGCCATGGCCATGGAGCTCGGCGCGTTCACGCCGTTCCTCTGGTTCGTCAAGGCGCGTGACATGATCTGGGACATCCTCGAAGAGGAGACCGGCGCGCGGCTCACGCACTCGTTCGGCCGCATCGGCGGCATGGCGGCGCCGCCGACGCCGTCGTTCAAAGAAGCGTGCCGCGCGGCGATGCCTCGGGTCATCGGTCTCATCGAGGAGGGCGAGAAGCTCCTCCTCAAGAACCGCATCTTCCTAGACCGCCTCGAAGGCGTCGGGAAGATCAGCCAAGCCGACGCCATTGCGCTCTCGTGGACGGGCCCGTGCCTCCGCGCCACCGGCGTCGACTACGACGTGCGCAAGGCGCACCCGTACCTGAAGTACGACGAGGTCGAGTTTGACGTCCCCGTCGGCAAGAACGGCGACACCCTCGATCGTTTTCTCGTGCGCCTCGCCGAGCTCCGCCAATCGCGACGCATTCTCGAGCAGGTGCTGGAGCGCATGCCCGACGACGGCCCCATGAACTGCGACGACCCGCGCTTCGTTCTGCCCCCGAAGAAGGACGTCTACACGACCATCGAGGCCACGATTCAGCACTTCAAGCTGATCATGGAGGGAGCAAAGATCCCCGCCGGCGAGGTCTATTCGTACACCGAAGGCGGCAACGGCGAGCTCGGGTTCTACCTCGTCTCCGACGGCAGCGGCACCCCGTACCGCGTGCGAATCAGGCCGCCGTGTTTCGCCATCACGAGCGGCCTCGAACAGCTCATCACCGGCACCATGCTCAGCGATATCGTGCCGACCTTCGGCTCGCTCAACATGATCGGCGGAGAGTGCGATCACTGA
- a CDS encoding NADH-quinone oxidoreductase subunit I translates to MATSTFPKKPPVTKGAAVVVEYVDRSPTTQSYLPEIVKGLGVSMKHFFKNTKEMVRGERPDPVLERYDDGISTISYPEQKRPYPERFRGLHRLTQREDGSPRCVACLCCSTACPAQCIFIEAGEYAEGDKRRGYERYPVKFVIDELRCIFCGFCVEACPCDAIRMDTGLHATPYDSRDQFIYAKDLLLNQPGADGTVKSANPRHEPGDKSHPGVDRLRAH, encoded by the coding sequence ATGGCCACCTCGACCTTTCCCAAGAAGCCGCCGGTCACCAAGGGCGCTGCCGTCGTCGTCGAGTACGTCGACCGCTCGCCAACGACGCAGTCGTACCTGCCGGAGATCGTCAAAGGTCTCGGCGTGTCGATGAAGCACTTCTTCAAGAACACGAAGGAGATGGTTCGCGGCGAGCGCCCCGACCCGGTGCTCGAGCGCTACGACGACGGCATCAGCACCATCTCGTACCCGGAGCAGAAGCGCCCGTACCCGGAGCGCTTCCGCGGGCTGCATCGCCTCACGCAGCGCGAAGACGGGAGTCCGCGTTGCGTTGCGTGTTTGTGCTGCTCCACGGCGTGCCCCGCTCAATGCATCTTCATCGAGGCTGGCGAATACGCCGAGGGCGACAAGCGCCGCGGCTACGAGCGGTACCCGGTGAAGTTCGTCATCGACGAGCTGCGCTGCATCTTCTGCGGCTTCTGCGTGGAGGCGTGTCCGTGCGACGCGATCCGGATGGATACGGGCCTCCACGCGACGCCGTACGACTCGCGCGATCAGTTCATCTACGCCAAGGACTTGCTGCTCAACCAGCCAGGCGCCGATGGCACGGTGAAGAGCGCGAACCCGCGCCACGAGCCGGGCGACAAGTCGCACCCGGGCGTCGACCGCTTGCGCGCGCACTGA
- a CDS encoding NADH-quinone oxidoreductase subunit H produces MTSADLIWAIIKIVLMFGFLINVGGLLTWVDRRQGAMIQDRVGPNRAVIKIGKFELRIAGLLHTAADGVKFFFKEDFVPPKADKLLFAIAPILSMAPVLALCAVIPMGDTVCPQFLSPLAEPDGLFDWMRKLPVVPRYGVCPSMTMELKNAAGVVRTVAPVEMAVAPLNVGILYVFAIAGTGVVGAAIAGWASDNKFALLGALRAASQMVSYEVAMGLSLIGAMMIYGTVRLDDMVRWQSENAWGVFVQPVAFVLFFVAAVAEQKRIPFDLPEAESELVSGYFTEYSGMKFGMFYFAEYMEVVTSSMLLVTIFLGGWALPFFHRDGFTLAFGGDTLVRLPISHLAMTGIGIVAFFGKTLIVCWFQAVVRWSLPRFRYDQLMKLGWRVLLPAALANVMVTGVLYLAIDQAGANVHDGFKLAGEVTQAVVAGLLTAMVVALVVLFVQPKRRERLVIGSSAKLAAALGGTQSSAMQA; encoded by the coding sequence ATGACCTCAGCGGATCTCATCTGGGCGATCATCAAGATCGTCCTCATGTTCGGGTTCCTCATCAACGTGGGGGGCTTGCTCACGTGGGTCGACCGCCGGCAAGGCGCGATGATCCAAGATCGCGTCGGGCCCAACCGCGCCGTCATCAAGATCGGCAAGTTTGAGCTCCGCATCGCCGGCCTCCTGCACACGGCCGCCGACGGCGTGAAGTTCTTCTTCAAGGAAGACTTCGTGCCGCCCAAGGCCGACAAGTTGCTCTTCGCCATCGCGCCCATCCTTTCCATGGCGCCGGTGCTGGCGCTCTGTGCGGTCATCCCGATGGGAGACACCGTCTGCCCGCAGTTCCTCTCGCCGCTCGCCGAGCCCGACGGCCTCTTCGATTGGATGCGAAAGCTCCCCGTGGTGCCGCGCTACGGCGTGTGCCCCTCCATGACGATGGAGCTCAAGAACGCCGCCGGCGTCGTTCGCACCGTCGCCCCCGTCGAGATGGCCGTCGCGCCGCTCAACGTCGGCATCCTCTACGTGTTCGCCATCGCGGGCACGGGCGTCGTCGGCGCCGCCATCGCCGGCTGGGCGAGCGACAACAAGTTCGCGCTCCTCGGGGCGCTCCGCGCCGCCAGCCAGATGGTGAGCTACGAAGTCGCCATGGGCCTCTCGCTTATCGGCGCCATGATGATCTACGGCACCGTTCGCCTCGACGACATGGTCCGCTGGCAGAGCGAAAACGCCTGGGGCGTCTTCGTCCAGCCGGTCGCCTTCGTGCTCTTCTTCGTCGCCGCCGTGGCCGAACAGAAGCGCATTCCCTTCGACTTGCCGGAGGCCGAGAGCGAGCTCGTCAGCGGCTACTTCACCGAATATTCGGGCATGAAGTTCGGCATGTTCTACTTCGCCGAGTACATGGAGGTCGTGACCAGCTCGATGCTGCTCGTGACCATCTTCCTCGGTGGCTGGGCGCTCCCGTTCTTCCACCGCGACGGCTTCACGCTCGCCTTCGGGGGAGATACGCTCGTCCGACTGCCCATCTCGCACCTCGCGATGACCGGCATTGGCATCGTGGCCTTCTTCGGCAAGACGCTCATCGTCTGCTGGTTCCAGGCGGTCGTGCGCTGGAGTCTGCCGCGTTTCCGCTACGACCAGCTCATGAAGCTCGGCTGGCGCGTGCTCCTCCCGGCAGCGCTTGCCAACGTGATGGTGACGGGGGTCCTCTACCTCGCCATCGATCAAGCTGGCGCCAACGTGCACGACGGCTTCAAGCTTGCCGGCGAGGTCACCCAGGCGGTCGTCGCGGGGCTCCTCACGGCGATGGTGGTGGCCCTGGTCGTCCTCTTCGTTCAACCGAAGCGCCGCGAGCGCTTGGTCATCGGTTCCTCTGCCAAGCTGGCCGCGGCGCTCGGTGGCACCCAGTCGTCCGCGATGCAGGCCTAA